A single window of Watersipora subatra chromosome 9, tzWatSuba1.1, whole genome shotgun sequence DNA harbors:
- the LOC137404771 gene encoding baculoviral IAP repeat-containing protein 7-B-like yields the protein MDEAKYFEESVRQDSFFKHWPIERRIKANDCAKEGFYYTGMADRVRCAFCGGVLKNWSNGERPADLHKRFFSFCPFIQGKSQNVPADGSCRGNGLMYEMLAIPAVRNQDAQPGARVDEFENLDLRRQTYDRYPPGANVPVDDLCAAGFLYIGSGNDDKVQCFWCRGILDRWEQGDDPWRYHAMFFPGCTWLQTQRDLGYIRTVRAEMTDAESEAAQPQDYNSGDTSFLDAVDPPVHQVPLAVAPVIPVNPPAPRSLRDLVAQRGALTDVDARVIERAIMCELCHDQRKAAALMPCGCFLICKQCAQDSLPDPCPSCKMPVSGHFPINFVLKMPSHLTKEKRYLSIHLYKKEISQRRITSEKKMLSNARQLFGETEWTFQDDNAPCHRARLAKSWVDDSGVSQIDRPAQSLDLNPTENLWQRMSTIIAKDKPTNKKELIEKVINMWHHVVTDQS from the exons ATGGATGAAGCCAAGTATTTTGAGGAGTCTGTAAGGCAAGATTCATTTTTCAAACACTGGCCAATAGAGCGTCGCATCAAGGCTAATGATTGTGCAAAGGAAGGGTTCTATTACACCGGCATGGCCGACCGAGTACGATGCGCATTCTGTGGTGGAGTACTAAAGAATTGGAGTAATGGAGAAAGACCAGCAGATTTGCATAAAAGATTCTTCAGTTTTTGCCCCTTTATTCAAG GCAAATCACAGAATGTTCCTGCTGATGGTTCGTGCAGAGGAAACGGTCTGATGTATGAGATGCTCGCCATTCCTGCTGTCAGGAACCAAGATGCAC AGCCTGGAGCAAGAGTAGATGAGTTTGAGAATTTGGACTTAAGAAGACAGACATATGATAGGTACCCTCCGGGTGCTAACGTTCCTGTTGATGATTTGTGCGCCGCTGGATTTTTGTACATCGGCTCAGGCAATGATGATAAGGTTCAGTGCTTCTGGTGCAGAGGGATACTAGACAGATGGGAACAAGGGGATGATCCCTGGCGCTATCACGCTAT GTTCTTCCCGGGATGCACATGGCTACAGACGCAACGGGATTTGGGATACATAAGAACTGTGCGTGCTGAGATGACAGACGCTGAGAGTGAGGCTGCCCAGCCTCAAGACTATAACAGCGGTGACACATCCTTTCTTG ATGCAGTTGACCCACCTGTTCATCAAGTACCACTCGCCGTTGCTCCAGTGATCCCTGTTAATCCTCCAGC tcCAAGATCTCTCCGTGATTTGGTTGCCCAACGGGGGGCATTAACTGATGTTGATGCTAGGGTGATAGAGCGGGCTATAATGTGTGAACTTTGCCATGACCAACGAAAG GCAGCAGCCCTTATGCCGTGTGGATGTTTCTTGATCTGTAAACAATGCGCCCAGGATTCTCTTCCAGATCCTTGCCCTTCTTGTAAAATGCCAGTTTCTGGCCACTTTCCGATCAACTTTG TCCTCAAAATGCCATCACATTTGACTAAAGAAAAACGATACTTGAGCATTCACTTGTACAAAAAGGAGATTTCTCAGAGGAGGATCACATCTGAG AAAAAGATGCTTTCTAATGCCAGGCAACTGTTTGGAGAAACCGAATGGACATTTCAAGATGACAATGCACCGTGTCATCGAGCCAGATTAGCCAAGAGCTGGGTGGACGATAGTGGTGTCTCTCAAATAGATAGGCCAGCCCAATCATTGGACTTGAACCCTACAGAGAATCTGTGGCAAAGAATGAGCACAATCATTGCCAAAGACAAACCAACCAACAAAAAAGAATTAATAGAGAAAGTCATCAACATGTGGCACCATGTTGTGACAGACCAGAGTTAA